The sequence AGTATATCGCCCATGCCCACACCCAGTGTTTTTGCAATCCCCTCCTCCATGGAAACCCAGGGCTTGCCCTTATCAGACTCCGTCCACCAGCTACCTTCTAGCAAAATATTGTCGGGCGACATTGCTGTCGAATAGGACAAATTGAATTCTCGCTCCACCAGTCGTTGTGCGCGCTCATTCGTATAGTCTTTTTCCGAAATCTCCTTTTCGTTCAATCTTATTAAACGCCCACGTATCATCGGATAAAACTCTGGTACGGATAATTTTTGCTCACGAAAAAATCGCTGCATGGGCTCAACATTATCGGGCGGGATATTGATAATAAATCGATTCGGCGCGTCCTGCGGCAAAGTGTCCTGCCATTCATTGAGCAAATCACCGCGAATTATTGTGAGCAGGAGTAAAACCATAATGCCAAGACCAAAGGCAACAATCTGTACCACACTGGCCGCTGGACGACGCGCAACATTGGCCATACCGAACAACCATGCGCCACCGCCTCGCTCGCGAGTGGTGCGGATAAAACGCACCAGCAACCAGGCAACAAATGTCAGAAAAAGCAGTGCGGCGAACGTACCGGCGACCATATAGATACCCAATTGAACATCACCTGCCTGCAATACCATTAACACCGCTAATACGATTGCACCAAGCGCATACGTCATAAAGCCTGGAGCACCCAGCGCCCCCAGGTCACGGCGCAGCACACGTAAGGCAGGCACGCTGCTCAATTGCAGCAAAGGCGGCAGCGCGAATCCGAGCAAGGTCACCATGCCGGTGGCAATACCGAGTATTGCCGGCATAAAACCAGGCATGGGGAGATTGACTCCGACCAATGATCCCAGGACGCTAACCAATAATTGATGTGTAACAAAACCAATCACGCAACCCGTGATGCTACCTAATACACCCAGAATAAGCATTTGTAGAAAAAAAATACGTGATACCGTCCCATGCGTGGCACCGACGCAACGCATAATGGCGCAATGATCAAGGTGTCGCTGGGCGAAACGACGTGCTGCAAGCGCAATTGCAACCCCAGCCAGAATAACGCTTGTCAACGCCGCCAGGCCGAGAAATTGTTGCGCACGTTCAAGTGCCGTACGAATTTCTGGTCGCGCGTCCTGGATTCCCTGTACGCGCACACCTCGCTGCAGGTTGTCATCGACAAATTGGCGAAACGTCTGGACGCGTGAGCTTTCACCACTGATGAGCAGGTTGTAACTAACGCGTGACCCTTCCTGCACCAGTTGCGTTGCGAGCAGGTCTTGCTGATTAATCAGAATACGAGGCGCGATTGCCATGATATCGCCACCGCGTCCGGGTTCAGAACTGAGTATGGCGTCGACGCGAAACTCTTTTGCCCCAAGCGAAACACTATCACCAACTTTTATATTGAGGCTGGAAAACATGCGCGGTTCCAACCAAACGCTGCCCGGCGCCGGAACACTATCGATTACTTCGTCGGGCGCGAATAACTCGCGTGCAATTCGTAAATTTCCACGCAATGGATAACTTTCATCAACGGCCTTGAGCGAGCCAAGTTGATTACCCTCGTCACTTACCGCCATACTGGGAAAGCTGACGTTTTCTGAAGTGCGCAATTTCATACGTAAGGCTTCGTCGCGAAACCGGGTATCAATCGGGTGGTCGCTGCTAATGACGACATCAGCGCCGAGTAACTCATTGGCCTGTTGCTGTAAGGCAAGATGGATACGGTCAGTAAAAAAACCCACAGAGGTAATGGCAGCAACCGCGACAAGTATCGCTGCAAGCAGTACACGCAATTCTCCGGATCGCCAATCACGGCGCAAAAAGCGCAAAGCCATTCTGAATGTCGGCGCACGTACGCTCATGTTGTCTGCACCAGTTCACCGGCCTCAAGCACCAAGCGACGCTGACAACGACTGGCGAGTGCCTGGTCATGCGTCACCAACACCAAAGTCGTTCCAGACTCGCGGTTGAGTTCAAACAACAAATCCACGATTGTTTGCCCTGTACGCGCGTCGAGGTTTCCAGTGGGTTCATCGGCTAACAACAATTTCGGATCTGGCGCGAAGGCACGCGCAATTGCTACCCGTTGTTGTTCACCACCCGACAGTTGACGAGGATAATGATGCACGCGTTTCTCAAGTCCAACGCGGGTGAGCTCTGCCATCGCCTTGTCACGCGCATTCGGCGCATTTAACAATTCCAGCGGCAACATCACATTTTCCAACGCTGTCAAACTGGGTAATAACTGGAATGATTGAAACACGAAACCGATGAGTTGTCCGCGCAACAAGGCACGTCCATCTTCGTCAAGCCGGAAAAAATCTTCGCCGTTTAGCACAACCTTTCCTGAGCTTGGCACATCCAATCCCGCAAGTATTCCGAGCAAAGTCGATTTACCCGCACCAGACGTACCGATAATTGCGACAGACTCGCCGGTTTGAATCGTGAATTGAATATCCTTTAAGATGTCCAAACTGCCGTCAGGACTGGCAACGCTTTTGCCCAGTCTTTCGACATTGATAAGAGGTGTTTGTGTATTCATGATTTTTCGTGTCGTTTTACTACTCTTCTGTTTAGCGTTTATACCACAAGTCCATGCCAAACCCGTGATCATGGTGTTTGGTGACAGCCTCAGCGCCGGTTATGGACTACCAACTGGCAAAGGCTGGGTCAATCTGTTGCAACAACGTATCGATCAACGCCAATTAGGTTATGAGGTCATCAACGCCAGTATTAGTGGTGATACTACTAGTGGGGGCCTAAACCGCCTCAATCAAGCCCTGCAAAAACATCGGCCAGTGCTGGTAATTATTGAACTGGGCGCGAATGATGGTTTGCGTGGTCTCTCATTAAAAGAAATGCGTCAAAATCTTGAACAGATGGTGGATAAAGTCAAGGCTACGACGGCTCATGTGCTCCTGGTCGGTATGGAAATGCCACCTAACTACGGAATTGCCTTTACCCGACGCTTTAAGCAAACCTATGACAACATCAGCGAAGAAAAGTCTGTTCCGCTTGTGCCCTTTCTAATGGAAGGCTTTGCTTCCGATATGAAATATTTTCAGCGAGATCGTGTTCATCCGAATGTTGATGCGCAAATACTTATTCTCGACAATGTGTGGCCGAGTCTGGAAAAAATGCTTTAAGACTATGCTGGACCGGATGCCAGGCGATGCGCAGCCCGAGTAGTTTCCGGTAATTTGTAGCGGGTCACACACGCCATGACATAGTGTATGGCGCTATTCAAACTTATTTTATGACCAGCAGAAACATAAATCGGCGCCACACCCTGGCGGGTTCGCAACACAGCTCCAATGACTTCACCCTTGTCCTCAAGCGACACCCACGAACCTTTTTCATTTGGCACTTCTGCATGAGTACCACACAGGCGTGTCTTGCCAACGCCTATCGTCGGAATATCGGTGATCAAACCCAGATGACAGGCGATTCCCAATCGACGCGGATGCGCATAGCCCTGTCCATCGCAAAGTATCATGTCAGGCAAACGCTCAAGATTTGCCAGCGCATGCAAAACAGCCGGAACTTCTCGAAAAGATAACAGTCCAGGGATATACGGAAACAACACCGGCTTGTGTATCACGGAAGATGACAGCCATTCCAGGGAGGGGAATTTCAACGTCGCGACCGCTGCGCGTATTGTGTTTCCATCTCCCGGAAATCCTGCATCAACTCCCGC is a genomic window of Gammaproteobacteria bacterium containing:
- a CDS encoding arylesterase; translation: MIFRVVLLLFCLAFIPQVHAKPVIMVFGDSLSAGYGLPTGKGWVNLLQQRIDQRQLGYEVINASISGDTTSGGLNRLNQALQKHRPVLVIIELGANDGLRGLSLKEMRQNLEQMVDKVKATTAHVLLVGMEMPPNYGIAFTRRFKQTYDNISEEKSVPLVPFLMEGFASDMKYFQRDRVHPNVDAQILILDNVWPSLEKML
- a CDS encoding ABC transporter ATP-binding protein; this translates as MNTQTPLINVERLGKSVASPDGSLDILKDIQFTIQTGESVAIIGTSGAGKSTLLGILAGLDVPSSGKVVLNGEDFFRLDEDGRALLRGQLIGFVFQSFQLLPSLTALENVMLPLELLNAPNARDKAMAELTRVGLEKRVHHYPRQLSGGEQQRVAIARAFAPDPKLLLADEPTGNLDARTGQTIVDLLFELNRESGTTLVLVTHDQALASRCQRRLVLEAGELVQTT
- a CDS encoding FtsX-like permease family protein; translation: MSVRAPTFRMALRFLRRDWRSGELRVLLAAILVAVAAITSVGFFTDRIHLALQQQANELLGADVVISSDHPIDTRFRDEALRMKLRTSENVSFPSMAVSDEGNQLGSLKAVDESYPLRGNLRIARELFAPDEVIDSVPAPGSVWLEPRMFSSLNIKVGDSVSLGAKEFRVDAILSSEPGRGGDIMAIAPRILINQQDLLATQLVQEGSRVSYNLLISGESSRVQTFRQFVDDNLQRGVRVQGIQDARPEIRTALERAQQFLGLAALTSVILAGVAIALAARRFAQRHLDHCAIMRCVGATHGTVSRIFFLQMLILGVLGSITGCVIGFVTHQLLVSVLGSLVGVNLPMPGFMPAILGIATGMVTLLGFALPPLLQLSSVPALRVLRRDLGALGAPGFMTYALGAIVLAVLMVLQAGDVQLGIYMVAGTFAALLFLTFVAWLLVRFIRTTRERGGGAWLFGMANVARRPAASVVQIVAFGLGIMVLLLLTIIRGDLLNEWQDTLPQDAPNRFIINIPPDNVEPMQRFFREQKLSVPEFYPMIRGRLIRLNEKEISEKDYTNERAQRLVEREFNLSYSTAMSPDNILLEGSWWTESDKGKPWVSMEEGIAKTLGVGMGDILTFSVAGDTFTAEVVNIRKVNWDSFKANFFVVVNPGVVDSFPQTYMTNFYLPPDQYRVLNEMAQVFPSITVFDVASIMTHVRAIIARVSMAVEYVFVFTLLAGLMVLYAGIQATHDERLLENALLRTLGGQRKQILQAMSSEFIMLGVLAGILAAIVASVLALVIARFVLNMPMYFNVEVWLIGLIGGGVGVGLAGMIGSRGVVSKPPLQTLRKIPL
- the nfi gene encoding deoxyribonuclease V (cleaves DNA at apurinic or apyrimidinic sites), yielding MRNKIYSKWLQTHAWDVTAKEAVAIQQSLREQLLLEDSFEPPEVVAGVDAGFPGDGNTIRAAVATLKFPSLEWLSSSVIHKPVLFPYIPGLLSFREVPAVLHALANLERLPDMILCDGQGYAHPRRLGIACHLGLITDIPTIGVGKTRLCGTHAEVPNEKGSWVSLEDKGEVIGAVLRTRQGVAPIYVSAGHKISLNSAIHYVMACVTRYKLPETTRAAHRLASGPA